Proteins encoded within one genomic window of Gloeobacter kilaueensis JS1:
- a CDS encoding prolyl oligopeptidase family serine peptidase: protein MKRFTLSYPKTRRVEQVDDYHGTLVADPYRWLEDPDSPETREWVAAQNAVTFDFLEAIAGREAIKKRLEQLWDYERYGIPFKEGNRYFLFKNSGLQNQSVLYTATDLESEPAVLLDPNTLSEDGTIALSGLALSDDGLKLAYGTSASGSDWQQWQVRDVETGADLPDVVRWVKFSSAAWSKDGSGFFYSRYDEPDPSALFQEVNYFQKLYFHRLGTDQEQDLLVYERTDQKEWGFQGEVSEDGRYLIITVSQGTDTKNRLFYKDLSDPDAPIVELLPEADAAYAFIANEGPLFWLMSDRDAPRGRVVAIDTTKPLALQPVIPESTDTLQGVSLLGERFFAAYLKDARTEIRIFDLSGQFLEAVNLPGIGSASGFGGRRSTGETFFAFTSFTTPTTIYRYDLASDTSTVLFQPTVDFKPEDFFTEQVFYTSKDGTRVPMFITGKKNAPRDGNNPTYLYGYGGFNVSLTPEFSPSILTWLELGGLYAVPNLRGGGEYGEEWHQAGTVLDKQNVFDDFIAAAEYLISQGYTRSEQLAIGGGSNGGLLVGAVLTQRPELFAAALPAVGVLDMLRFQKFTIGWAWVSDYGSSDDPEQFRALYAYSPLHNLKPGTPYPATLITTADHDDRVVPAHSFKFAAALQAAQSGDAPVLIRIETRAGHGAGKPTSKRIEEAADRWAFLAAIFTNGPLTPGPSPTRGEGRMTSLPLSPPVPFAAAPARLPDCPRLSPPQPSYSEPPLVYCYWFQGSGEDCAPPCGFDRVEEIVPRYQGPAKLNRIEWH, encoded by the coding sequence ATGAAACGATTTACCCTGTCTTACCCAAAAACCCGCCGCGTCGAGCAGGTGGACGACTACCACGGCACGCTGGTGGCCGATCCGTACCGCTGGCTTGAAGATCCCGATTCGCCCGAGACGCGGGAGTGGGTGGCGGCCCAGAACGCGGTGACGTTCGATTTTTTAGAAGCAATAGCCGGGCGCGAGGCGATCAAAAAGCGGCTGGAGCAGCTGTGGGACTACGAGCGCTACGGCATTCCCTTCAAAGAAGGCAACCGCTACTTTCTTTTCAAAAATTCGGGCCTCCAAAATCAGAGCGTCCTTTACACCGCGACCGATCTGGAGAGCGAACCGGCGGTACTGCTCGATCCGAATACTCTGAGCGAGGACGGTACGATTGCCCTCTCAGGACTTGCCCTGAGCGACGACGGCCTCAAACTTGCCTATGGCACGAGCGCCTCCGGTTCCGACTGGCAGCAGTGGCAGGTGCGCGATGTCGAGACAGGAGCGGACCTACCCGATGTCGTGCGCTGGGTCAAATTTTCGAGTGCTGCCTGGAGCAAAGATGGCAGCGGTTTTTTCTACAGCCGCTACGACGAGCCGGACCCGAGCGCGCTGTTTCAAGAGGTCAACTACTTCCAGAAACTCTACTTCCACCGCCTGGGCACCGATCAGGAGCAAGATCTGCTCGTCTACGAGCGCACAGATCAAAAAGAATGGGGCTTTCAGGGCGAGGTGAGCGAGGATGGCCGCTATCTCATCATTACTGTCTCCCAGGGCACCGATACCAAAAACCGCCTGTTCTACAAGGATCTGAGCGACCCAGACGCGCCCATAGTCGAATTACTCCCTGAGGCGGACGCTGCGTATGCGTTCATTGCCAACGAGGGTCCCCTCTTCTGGCTGATGAGCGATCGGGACGCGCCCCGTGGCCGGGTGGTGGCCATCGATACGACGAAGCCCCTTGCCCTGCAACCGGTGATCCCCGAGAGCACCGACACCCTCCAGGGGGTGAGCCTGCTCGGTGAGCGCTTCTTTGCCGCCTATCTCAAAGACGCCCGTACCGAGATTCGCATCTTTGATCTTTCAGGCCAGTTTCTCGAAGCGGTGAACCTGCCGGGGATCGGTAGCGCCAGTGGCTTTGGGGGCAGGCGCAGCACCGGCGAGACGTTTTTTGCCTTCACAAGCTTTACGACGCCCACGACCATCTACCGCTACGATCTGGCGAGCGACACGAGCACGGTTCTTTTTCAGCCCACGGTCGATTTCAAGCCAGAAGACTTCTTCACCGAGCAGGTCTTTTACACGAGCAAGGACGGCACCCGCGTGCCGATGTTTATCACCGGCAAAAAGAATGCGCCCCGCGACGGCAACAACCCCACTTACCTCTACGGCTACGGCGGCTTCAACGTCTCGCTCACGCCAGAATTTTCTCCGAGCATCCTTACCTGGCTTGAACTGGGCGGACTTTACGCGGTGCCCAACCTGCGCGGCGGCGGCGAGTACGGCGAAGAGTGGCACCAGGCGGGTACCGTCCTCGACAAACAAAACGTCTTCGACGACTTTATCGCCGCTGCCGAGTACCTGATCTCCCAGGGCTACACCCGCAGCGAACAGCTCGCCATCGGCGGCGGCAGCAATGGCGGCCTGCTCGTGGGCGCAGTCCTCACCCAGCGGCCCGAACTTTTTGCCGCTGCCCTTCCGGCGGTGGGCGTGCTCGACATGCTGCGCTTTCAAAAGTTCACGATCGGCTGGGCCTGGGTATCGGACTATGGCAGCTCAGACGACCCGGAACAATTTCGTGCCCTCTACGCCTATTCGCCGCTGCACAACCTCAAACCCGGCACTCCCTACCCGGCCACTTTGATCACGACAGCGGACCACGACGATCGGGTAGTACCCGCCCACAGCTTCAAGTTCGCCGCCGCCCTGCAGGCTGCCCAATCAGGCGATGCGCCCGTACTGATTCGCATCGAGACCAGGGCAGGCCACGGAGCGGGCAAGCCCACCAGCAAGCGCATCGAAGAAGCCGCTGACCGCTGGGCCTTTCTGGCAGCAATTTTTACAAATGGACCCCTCACCCCCGGCCCCTCTCCCACAAGGGGAGAGGGGAGGATGACAAGCCTGCCACTGTCACCACCCGTCCCGTTTGCAGCTGCTCCTGCCAGACTCCCTGATTGTCCCCGCTTATCCCCTCCGCAGCCCAGTTACAGTGAACCCCCCCTCGTATATTGCTATTGGTTCCAAGGTAGCGGTGAGGACTGTGCCCCCCCTTGCGGCTTTGACCGCGTGGAAGAGATTGTCCCCCGCTATCAAGGACCGGCAAAGCTGAACCGTATCGAGTGGCACTGA
- a CDS encoding TerC family protein: protein MWENLYRSLGMHMGVEPWDFAIILALVFVEGALSADNAAVLAALTRSLPTKEQRRRSLRYGIIGAFVLRFFAVLFAAWLIHNWALKLAGALYLIYLALSHFLKGQDNEEGCEDEKVLMSHPLVRGTLGRLSPFWRVIVLVELTDIAFSVDSITAAVAFSNKAWVVIVGGILGIVTMRYIAEIFIKLIDVYVRLEAAAFLAVGFVGLKMLTEVVFELVDHSFETPEWLVLGVVATIFGWGFSKKKLEVEEEISLRP from the coding sequence ATGTGGGAAAACCTTTATCGAAGCCTGGGCATGCACATGGGGGTCGAGCCCTGGGATTTTGCGATCATCCTTGCCCTGGTCTTCGTCGAAGGTGCCCTGAGTGCTGACAATGCCGCCGTCCTCGCTGCCCTTACCCGCTCACTGCCCACCAAAGAACAGCGCCGCCGCTCGCTGCGCTACGGGATCATTGGTGCATTTGTCCTGCGTTTTTTCGCCGTCCTGTTTGCTGCCTGGCTCATCCACAACTGGGCCTTAAAGCTGGCCGGAGCGCTCTACCTCATCTACCTCGCTCTCAGCCATTTTTTGAAGGGCCAGGACAATGAAGAGGGCTGTGAAGACGAGAAGGTGCTGATGAGCCACCCACTGGTGCGCGGCACCCTGGGACGGCTCTCGCCCTTCTGGCGGGTGATCGTGCTGGTCGAACTCACCGACATTGCCTTCTCCGTCGATTCGATCACAGCGGCGGTCGCCTTCAGCAACAAAGCCTGGGTGGTGATCGTGGGCGGCATCCTCGGGATCGTCACGATGCGCTACATCGCCGAGATCTTCATCAAACTCATCGATGTCTACGTGCGCCTGGAGGCAGCCGCCTTTCTGGCAGTGGGTTTCGTCGGCCTCAAGATGCTCACCGAAGTCGTCTTCGAGCTTGTCGATCACAGTTTTGAGACACCGGAGTGGCTTGTCCTGGGCGTCGTCGCCACAATCTTCGGCTGGGGCTTCTCCAAAAAAAAGCTTGAGGTAGAAGAGGAAATTTCGCTGCGTCCATGA
- a CDS encoding secondary thiamine-phosphate synthase enzyme YjbQ, which yields MIYHQQVLKVPTGRQSLYAITGAVAAIVAEAGIETGLCTLFLRHTSASLLIQENADPDVLADLETFFSRLVPEDRRAYRHGAEGLDDMPAHIRTALTHTSENIPIAAGQLVLGTWQGIYLWEHRRQGHQREVVVHVAGT from the coding sequence ATGATCTATCACCAGCAAGTTCTAAAAGTGCCGACGGGCCGCCAGTCCCTCTATGCGATCACCGGGGCGGTGGCAGCCATCGTTGCCGAGGCGGGAATAGAGACTGGTCTTTGTACATTGTTCTTGCGGCATACCTCTGCCAGCCTGCTCATTCAAGAAAACGCCGATCCCGACGTGCTGGCCGACCTTGAGACGTTTTTTTCGCGCCTGGTACCGGAGGACCGCCGCGCCTACCGCCACGGTGCGGAGGGACTCGACGACATGCCCGCCCACATTCGGACTGCCCTCACCCACACCAGCGAGAACATCCCAATCGCCGCCGGTCAGCTGGTACTGGGCACCTGGCAGGGTATTTACCTCTGGGAGCACCGCCGTCAGGGGCACCAGCGGGAGGTGGTGGTCCATGTCGCGGGCACTTAG
- a CDS encoding ATP-dependent RecD-like DNA helicase, which yields MEDMGLAMQRTIDGLAEPERHETLAGVVERVTFHNAQNGYTIARVAVRGHSDLVTVAGNFAQLQPGQTMQFWGFWKDHPQYGPQFQAHRHEETRPATLAGLEKYLGSGLIRGVGPVTARRIVAHFGLQTLDIIETACGRLIEVPGVGAHRVRLIQAAWEEQKAIKDVMLFLQSHQVNTQHAVKIYKTYGDEAIERVQSNPYQLAQDIWGIGFRTADQIAQNLGIAADSDERLRAGLLFALITATEEGHCYLPLAEMLQQAIALLRLEEQEDALTPRLVEIARSLVREGAIKAERLEDGTGEAQIACFQPSLYQCEVGLVRRLQNWPMPSGIDLPRVESWIERYMQHHDLRLSDEQRRAIVLAAQQPVTVLTGGPGTGKTLSTRAITALWRAMGKRVLLASPTGRAAQRLAEVTGHEAKTIHRLLEFDPATMGFKRNADNPLPADAFVIDEASMIDVVLAHNLFKAIPEQAQVLLVGDQDQLPSVGPGNVLGDLVRSPQIPTARLTQVFRQAAASRIITNAHRINSGQMPDLEGAGTDCLFIEATEPAQVVECIREFVTCELPRLGFQPLTDAQVLCPMNRGTVGANHLNTVLQQALNPPLPTTQQFDRGRRLFRVGDRVIQLRNNYDLGVFNGDLGTIAGIDFENQKLQVQFFERTVPYDFADINELSLAYAISIHRSQGSEYPVGILPMHTQHFPMLSRNLLYTGLTRARKLAVLVGTRKAIAIAVREVKAMQRYTRLAERLG from the coding sequence ATGGAGGACATGGGCCTGGCGATGCAGCGGACGATCGATGGACTGGCCGAACCGGAGCGCCACGAGACGCTCGCGGGCGTTGTCGAGCGCGTCACCTTTCACAACGCCCAGAACGGCTATACGATTGCGCGGGTGGCTGTCCGGGGCCACAGTGATCTGGTGACGGTGGCAGGTAACTTTGCCCAGTTGCAGCCGGGCCAGACGATGCAGTTCTGGGGTTTCTGGAAAGATCATCCCCAGTACGGGCCGCAGTTTCAGGCTCACCGCCACGAGGAGACCCGGCCCGCCACTCTGGCCGGGCTCGAAAAGTATCTTGGCTCCGGGCTGATTCGTGGTGTGGGACCGGTGACAGCTCGCCGCATCGTCGCCCACTTTGGCCTGCAGACGCTCGACATCATCGAGACCGCCTGCGGGCGACTCATCGAGGTGCCGGGCGTCGGTGCCCATCGCGTGCGCCTCATTCAGGCGGCCTGGGAAGAACAAAAGGCGATCAAAGACGTAATGCTCTTTTTGCAGTCGCACCAGGTCAATACCCAGCACGCCGTCAAGATCTACAAGACCTACGGCGACGAGGCGATCGAAAGGGTGCAGAGCAATCCCTACCAGCTTGCCCAGGACATCTGGGGCATCGGTTTTCGCACCGCCGATCAGATTGCCCAGAACCTGGGGATTGCCGCCGACAGCGACGAGCGGCTGCGGGCGGGGTTGCTCTTTGCGCTGATTACGGCCACCGAAGAAGGCCACTGCTATCTGCCTTTGGCCGAGATGTTGCAGCAGGCGATTGCCCTGTTGCGGCTGGAGGAGCAGGAAGACGCTCTCACGCCGCGCTTAGTCGAGATTGCCCGCTCCCTGGTGCGCGAGGGGGCAATCAAGGCGGAGCGGCTCGAAGACGGCACAGGTGAGGCGCAGATCGCCTGTTTTCAGCCCTCGCTTTACCAGTGCGAAGTGGGACTGGTGCGGCGGTTGCAAAACTGGCCGATGCCCTCCGGGATCGATCTGCCCCGCGTCGAATCGTGGATCGAGCGCTACATGCAGCACCACGATCTGCGCCTCTCCGACGAGCAGCGCCGGGCGATCGTGCTTGCTGCCCAGCAGCCGGTGACGGTACTGACCGGCGGCCCCGGCACCGGCAAGACCCTCTCGACGCGGGCGATCACGGCTCTATGGCGGGCGATGGGCAAGCGGGTGCTATTGGCCTCACCGACGGGCCGGGCTGCCCAGCGGCTGGCGGAGGTGACGGGACACGAGGCAAAGACGATCCACCGCCTGCTCGAATTCGATCCGGCGACGATGGGCTTTAAGCGCAACGCCGACAATCCGCTGCCCGCCGACGCTTTTGTAATCGACGAAGCGTCGATGATCGACGTGGTGCTCGCCCACAACCTGTTCAAGGCCATTCCCGAACAGGCCCAGGTGTTGCTGGTGGGCGATCAAGACCAGCTCCCCAGCGTCGGTCCCGGCAACGTGCTGGGCGATCTGGTGCGCTCACCGCAGATTCCTACTGCCCGCCTCACCCAGGTCTTTCGCCAGGCGGCGGCGAGCCGAATTATCACCAACGCCCACCGAATCAACAGCGGCCAGATGCCCGACCTTGAGGGCGCAGGAACCGATTGTCTGTTTATCGAGGCCACAGAACCGGCTCAAGTCGTCGAGTGTATCCGCGAATTCGTCACCTGCGAGCTGCCCCGCCTGGGCTTTCAGCCGCTCACCGATGCCCAGGTGCTCTGTCCGATGAACCGGGGCACCGTCGGAGCCAATCACCTCAACACTGTCCTGCAGCAGGCGCTCAATCCGCCCCTGCCCACCACCCAGCAGTTCGATCGAGGCAGGCGACTGTTTCGCGTCGGTGACCGGGTGATCCAGTTGCGCAACAACTACGACCTCGGCGTCTTCAACGGCGACCTGGGTACGATCGCCGGGATCGACTTTGAAAATCAAAAACTGCAGGTGCAATTTTTTGAGCGCACCGTTCCCTACGACTTCGCCGACATAAACGAACTGTCCCTTGCCTACGCGATCAGTATTCATCGCTCCCAGGGCAGCGAGTACCCGGTGGGCATTCTGCCGATGCACACCCAGCACTTCCCGATGCTCTCGCGCAACTTGCTTTACACCGGTCTGACCCGAGCGCGCAAACTGGCGGTTCTGGTCGGCACCCGCAAAGCGATTGCGATCGCCGTGCGCGAGGTCAAGGCGATGCAGCGCTATACCCGTCTGGCAGAACGGCTGGGCTAG
- a CDS encoding S8 family serine peptidase has translation MNKSILPARLHTPACILSLLALSLSLSPAVLARPDVPANLGNGLASLVRQANANGGTLNRSALRPGIDNSRIAVFDSQNRVLVQILLSGRKPLQDVQRTLQTRKEFQALRIGAVSDRYRKGVIEAYVPLEKVAQLARLPEVAAVHLSPKPFTNVGLTTSQGVVQHRVDQLPAGSDGTGITVAALSDSYDTATQTLSGQPLTIHAAEDIASGDLPGPGNPLGNTQPVVVIQDGTGFDEGRAMLQIIHDLAPKAKLCNATADGGQTNFANNIRALADPNGPCKANVIVDDIYYLDEPMFADGIVSQAVDEVAAQGVSYFSSAGNYPSYTAYASQVRIVPGDASSLTGTNIKLTGVDPALYAGGFHNFKASGLDIAQTISISSSGGTLVFQWDDPYDTVPPQLGATLLDTSGTITAAQPVASFPLTATAGQGVSITADGVPTGSVDLVLTIIDPSGNTVTSIDTGTSPETFTGILPVSGTYTIQVSGFQGATGPFTLVANEAIGLKPVTSDFNLLFFDSQGNFVGAQADNNIVNLRPIEIASISGLTSLQLVIARANTPAATPTPASKLRYVWFTSGAPQEYYSYHYPTVYGHNTAKGASSTAAYGVFTPYIPESFTSPGPSIIYFDPSGNRLPRPEIRQKPDIAAADNVNTTFFGFDDTRDPDTFPNFSGTSAAAPHAAAIAALLLQKNGGPTSLTPTQVRSILKKSPFLHDLDPYFASGKLTVDGTRVFINVAADANSTSQFDTRVFRVAVGGTGSVSSILFDGTNGNPTEIVPGIAFDQRSGNPAPGFPFTVGITQGLSASDIAGVLGPTAPPPAVAGQSNTLTVSITPGVFTKGKLFTFGIDRDEQQTAFVPPSTAGGNSADLFGSGVLIPQGTIATGGVSFTVTTGSGQTGTGTFVNNIGSGYTSLDGYGFINAENALNQLKP, from the coding sequence ATGAACAAAAGTATTCTGCCTGCTCGCCTCCACACCCCGGCTTGCATTCTCTCTCTGCTGGCGCTTAGCCTCAGCCTCTCTCCCGCCGTTCTGGCCCGTCCCGATGTGCCTGCCAACCTCGGCAACGGCCTGGCTTCGCTGGTGCGTCAGGCGAATGCCAACGGCGGCACGCTCAACCGCAGCGCCCTGCGCCCCGGCATCGACAACTCCCGCATCGCCGTCTTCGACAGTCAGAACCGCGTGCTCGTCCAGATCTTGCTGAGCGGCAGAAAGCCCCTCCAGGACGTTCAGCGCACCCTCCAGACGCGCAAGGAGTTTCAAGCGCTGCGCATCGGCGCTGTGAGCGACCGCTACCGCAAGGGCGTGATCGAAGCTTACGTGCCCCTTGAGAAGGTGGCGCAACTGGCCCGGCTGCCGGAGGTGGCTGCCGTTCATCTTTCGCCAAAACCGTTCACCAATGTCGGTCTTACCACCAGCCAGGGCGTGGTGCAGCACAGAGTCGATCAACTGCCCGCCGGCAGCGACGGCACCGGCATCACCGTCGCCGCCCTCTCCGACAGCTACGACACCGCCACCCAGACGCTCTCTGGCCAGCCTTTGACGATTCATGCCGCCGAGGACATCGCCTCGGGGGACCTGCCCGGTCCCGGCAACCCCCTGGGCAACACCCAGCCGGTGGTGGTGATTCAAGACGGCACCGGTTTCGACGAAGGGCGGGCAATGCTGCAGATCATCCACGATCTGGCTCCCAAGGCAAAGCTCTGCAACGCCACTGCCGACGGAGGCCAGACCAACTTTGCCAACAACATCCGGGCACTGGCAGACCCGAACGGCCCCTGCAAGGCGAACGTGATCGTCGATGACATCTATTACCTCGATGAGCCGATGTTCGCCGACGGCATCGTCTCTCAAGCAGTCGATGAAGTGGCCGCCCAGGGTGTGAGCTACTTTTCCTCGGCGGGCAACTATCCGTCGTACACTGCCTACGCTTCCCAGGTCCGGATTGTGCCGGGCGATGCGTCGTCGCTGACAGGCACTAACATTAAGCTCACCGGCGTCGATCCTGCCCTTTACGCTGGCGGCTTCCACAACTTCAAAGCCAGCGGACTCGATATCGCTCAGACCATCTCGATTAGCAGCAGCGGCGGCACCCTCGTCTTCCAGTGGGACGACCCCTACGACACCGTCCCTCCCCAACTGGGCGCAACCCTTCTTGATACCTCCGGCACCATCACTGCCGCTCAGCCGGTTGCCAGTTTTCCCCTGACTGCTACGGCAGGGCAAGGCGTCTCGATCACTGCCGACGGCGTGCCCACCGGCAGTGTGGACCTGGTGCTGACGATCATCGACCCGAGCGGCAACACGGTTACCTCCATCGACACCGGCACCAGCCCCGAGACGTTCACAGGCATCTTGCCCGTCAGCGGCACCTACACCATCCAGGTCTCAGGCTTCCAGGGTGCGACAGGTCCCTTTACGCTGGTGGCGAACGAGGCGATTGGTCTCAAGCCCGTCACCTCCGACTTCAACTTGCTCTTCTTCGATTCTCAGGGCAACTTTGTCGGAGCACAGGCGGACAACAACATCGTCAACCTGCGGCCCATCGAGATCGCGAGTATCAGCGGATTGACGTCGCTGCAGTTGGTGATTGCGCGGGCGAACACGCCAGCTGCCACCCCCACTCCGGCGAGCAAGTTGCGCTACGTGTGGTTTACTTCCGGTGCGCCTCAGGAGTACTACTCCTATCACTACCCGACCGTTTACGGCCACAACACGGCCAAAGGGGCAAGTAGCACGGCAGCCTACGGAGTGTTCACCCCCTACATCCCGGAGAGCTTTACCTCACCAGGACCGTCAATCATCTACTTCGACCCGAGCGGCAACCGCCTGCCCAGGCCGGAGATTCGCCAGAAGCCCGACATCGCCGCAGCGGACAACGTGAACACGACGTTCTTCGGCTTCGACGACACCCGCGACCCGGACACCTTCCCCAACTTCAGCGGTACGAGTGCCGCTGCCCCCCACGCCGCTGCCATCGCTGCGCTGTTGTTGCAAAAGAATGGTGGTCCCACCTCCCTCACTCCTACCCAGGTGCGTTCCATCCTCAAAAAGAGTCCCTTCTTGCACGACCTGGACCCGTACTTTGCTTCCGGCAAGTTGACGGTGGATGGTACCCGCGTCTTCATCAACGTCGCCGCCGACGCCAATTCCACTTCCCAGTTCGATACCCGCGTCTTCCGCGTCGCCGTCGGTGGCACGGGCAGCGTGAGTTCTATCCTCTTTGACGGCACCAATGGCAACCCGACTGAAATAGTACCCGGCATCGCCTTCGATCAGCGCAGCGGTAATCCCGCCCCCGGTTTCCCATTCACGGTCGGCATCACCCAGGGTCTGTCTGCTTCCGACATTGCCGGTGTGCTGGGTCCGACGGCTCCGCCCCCGGCGGTGGCCGGCCAGTCCAACACGCTGACGGTGAGCATCACTCCCGGTGTCTTTACCAAGGGCAAGCTCTTTACTTTTGGTATCGACCGCGACGAGCAGCAGACGGCCTTTGTGCCGCCTTCGACCGCCGGGGGCAACTCGGCGGACCTGTTCGGTTCGGGGGTGTTGATTCCCCAGGGGACGATTGCCACCGGAGGAGTGAGCTTTACGGTGACGACCGGCAGCGGTCAGACGGGAACGGGTACCTTTGTCAACAATATCGGTTCAGGCTATACGAGTCTGGACGGCTACGGCTTCATCAACGCCGAGAACGCCCTCAACCAGCTCAAACCCTGA
- the psb35 gene encoding photosystem II assembly protein Psb35, translating into MGSLPIILLIIGFVAAITFGSVAWYNSKRPPGWERAKKPEVVPDLTPEQKRWPNTPNESDAGSPENVIRE; encoded by the coding sequence ATGGGAAGTTTACCGATCATTTTGCTGATTATTGGTTTTGTGGCTGCCATTACCTTTGGGTCGGTCGCCTGGTACAACTCCAAGCGCCCCCCCGGCTGGGAGCGGGCCAAAAAGCCCGAGGTCGTGCCGGATCTGACGCCCGAACAAAAGCGCTGGCCAAATACCCCCAACGAATCAGATGCCGGCAGCCCCGAGAATGTGATTCGCGAGTAA
- a CDS encoding PP2C family protein-serine/threonine phosphatase: protein MYYLATGDCRSLTAPASARYQILSTSPWVVQDLQPEQPPAPTLAHLIAECEPYQRLNACRWAVPEVLAQLPSARQATPCILLDNVPLTSDGTPWPTLQQAWAAADLLQQLGWLMQLVRLWEPCYRQQVAASLLSLDNIGVLGWQVRFFYLKPDSPELKLTDLVKCWRQLEPLAPQLQTIFEAVSAGQIEAAADLLAALEQLAAVCAPSAKVQAVFGLTHPGERIYNEDCFDHEPQGRYAVVCDGMGGHEGGRVASSLALSALKQDLLCLSYQCQNLEATEVRQELKQIAFRAHQRIWAINQRQGRREHRQMGTTAVACLMSGPLLHLLNIGDSRIYLIDRHHCQQISVDDDLLNREVSSARVTRQTLQQTKGCGQLTQALGVIPPIHLQPMVQTFLLPEDCLILLCSDGLSDYDFIERHWQTLLLPLLEKQNLQTAAENLIKLALQKMGHDNITFVLLHYQGQSDK, encoded by the coding sequence ATGTACTATCTTGCGACTGGCGATTGCCGGTCTCTCACTGCGCCCGCCAGCGCTCGCTATCAGATTCTCAGCACCTCGCCCTGGGTCGTTCAAGATCTGCAGCCGGAGCAACCACCGGCACCGACCCTCGCTCATCTCATTGCTGAGTGCGAACCATACCAGCGGTTGAACGCCTGCCGTTGGGCAGTGCCGGAGGTGCTCGCCCAACTTCCCTCCGCCCGGCAGGCCACCCCCTGTATTCTTCTTGACAACGTTCCTCTCACCAGTGACGGTACGCCCTGGCCCACTCTGCAGCAGGCGTGGGCTGCAGCGGATCTCCTGCAACAGCTCGGCTGGCTGATGCAACTGGTACGGCTCTGGGAGCCGTGTTATCGGCAGCAGGTGGCAGCTTCTTTGTTGTCGCTCGACAACATCGGGGTGCTGGGCTGGCAGGTGCGATTTTTTTATCTCAAGCCCGATTCCCCTGAGCTGAAACTGACAGATCTGGTGAAGTGCTGGCGGCAGCTTGAGCCCCTTGCTCCCCAGCTTCAAACCATCTTCGAGGCGGTGAGCGCAGGCCAGATCGAGGCTGCCGCCGATCTGCTCGCCGCCCTCGAACAACTGGCCGCTGTTTGCGCTCCCTCGGCGAAGGTGCAGGCGGTCTTTGGCCTCACCCATCCTGGCGAACGCATCTACAACGAGGATTGCTTCGACCATGAGCCCCAGGGCCGCTACGCCGTCGTCTGCGACGGCATGGGGGGTCATGAGGGCGGCAGGGTCGCCAGCTCCCTTGCCCTCTCTGCTTTGAAGCAGGATCTGCTCTGCTTGAGCTATCAATGCCAGAACCTCGAAGCGACCGAGGTCCGGCAGGAATTGAAGCAGATTGCCTTTCGAGCCCACCAGCGCATCTGGGCAATCAACCAGCGCCAGGGCCGCCGCGAACACCGGCAGATGGGCACGACCGCCGTTGCCTGCCTGATGAGTGGGCCGCTCCTGCACCTGCTCAACATTGGCGACAGCCGCATCTATCTCATCGACCGCCACCACTGCCAGCAGATCAGCGTCGATGACGATCTGCTCAACCGCGAGGTAAGCTCTGCCCGCGTCACTCGCCAGACGCTGCAGCAGACAAAAGGCTGCGGCCAGTTGACCCAGGCTCTCGGCGTCATTCCCCCGATTCATCTGCAACCGATGGTGCAGACTTTTTTGCTGCCGGAGGATTGCCTGATTTTGCTCTGCAGCGATGGGCTGTCCGATTACGACTTCATCGAGCGCCACTGGCAGACACTCCTGCTGCCTCTACTCGAAAAACAGAACCTGCAGACCGCCGCAGAGAACCTGATCAAGCTGGCACTCCAGAAGATGGGACACGACAACATCACTTTCGTCCTGCTGCATTACCAGGGCCAAAGCGACAAATAA